The Stigmatella ashevillena genomic sequence GATGCCATCCTTCCCGAAGAGAGTGCCTCCTTCACGGTGAACTTTGTTCCTGACTCCGTATCGCTGGTCGAAAACGAGTTGGAAGTCCGGTTGCAAGGGGAGTCCGAGCCCGAGGCGCGCGTTCGCGTGTCGGGACAAGGGCGGAACCTGACGGGGCAGGGCGGAGGGTGCTCCTTTGGCAGCACCGAGGCCGGAAGCGCGGGAGTGTTGGCGCTGCTGGCACTGCTGGTCCTGATGTCCCGGCGGAGGCACGGATAGGCGGATGGCTTTTGATGTGAAGAAGATCCTCGAGCAGTTGGAGACCGGCGCTTCTGTCGAAGCGGCCGTGCCGGTTTGGCAGCAGGAGAGTTGGGCGGATCCGGAGGGATTCGTCTCGGCCTTGGCGGTGGCCCATGCCGGTAAAGGGGCACCCCTCAAGAGCCGGACGGGCCAGCACTACGATTTCTTTCATGATCTCGTGGTCCGCCACGGCAACACGGACCGCGCTGCGCTGAGGGTTTACGACCGCAGGAGTGGTTGGCAGGTGCTGACCTACCGGCAGCTCCATGAGCAGTCCGCCCGGCGGGCCACGGAGTGGGCCCGGCAGGGGGTCAAGGCGGGGGCCAAGGTCTGTCTGGTCTACTCCGTGGGAAACGAGCTGCTGGTGTCGCTCGCCGCGGCCTTGGGACTGGGGGCCTGCATCAGCTTTTTGCCCGCGCAGGGAAAGCGCTTCCTCGCGCGCCGCCTGGCCGCGCTCGAGCCAGACCACATCGCCACGGAGCCCCATCAGGCGTTGCTGCTGGAGGGCTTTGAGAAGCAGCTACTCCAGAGCCGAGGCCAGGCCACGCCGGCCTTTACCTCGCACACCTACAAGCCCTCGGAGCCGGTGGGGCTGCTCTTTTCTCCCTTGGTGGAGCCTCCGGTGGTGCCAGCCGTGCTCCTCGCGGAGGATGCCTGGCGCGGCGCGATGGTGGATGGCCTGCTCACCCTGGGGCTCGGGGCGGGCGAGCATCTGGCGGCCCCTGGCTACCACCCGCTGCAACACCTGCTTGCCTTTCTTCTCGCCACCTTGCTGCGGGGGGCCACCTACCTTCACTTCGAGTTGGCCGATCTCGAGGTCAATCCCTCTCTTCTCACGGAGCACCCCATTCGCGCCCTCGGTGTGACGCCGGCCCTGAGGGATGTGATGCTGCGGGCCCGGACACCGCTCAAGAATGTGTCCCATTGGTTCCGCAACCCCGAGGAGCCGCTCGACTGGCAATCCTGGCGTGCCTGGGTCAAGCAATGCGGCTTGTCCGAGGTGCCCTCCTCCAACGTGTTGGTGGATCCTGCCGCGGGGGGCGCCGTCCTCGTGTCGCCCCGGCGGGTGCGGGATGTGCACACCGAGACCCCTCCGGCCCCGGGGCGCCGCTGGGCGTTGCTCGACGTCAACATGAGCGGGCAGCAAGCCCCGGGGGACTTGGGCGTCTTCGCCTTGCTTCCGAACGAGGAGCGTCCGCCTCCCTATGTGGTGCTCACCCGCTCCTATGGCGTGTACCACTATGGGGGACCGCGCTCGGCGCGGCGGGAGGGCCGCGTCTATCTGTCCGATGAAGTGGCGGAGACCGTGCGGGGCTTGTCGTTCGTGCGAGGTGCCGTCGTGGTGACGGCTCCGACAGGGGGCGTCGCGGGCCATTACCGTTATGTGTTGCTTGTTTTCACGGGGTCCCAAGCAGAGCAGAGAGACCCCTGGTCACAGGAGATTCGCCGTCTCCTGGAACTTCAACTCGGTGCCGAACATCTGCCAGACCGGATGGAGTTCATGCCCCTCTACGCTCGCCAGGTGGAGGGCCAGGTAGACGAGGCATGGTGCCACGCGCAATTTCTGACGGGAGCGCTCCATCGAAAGCAGTCGGATCCGCTCTTTCAGGCATTGACCCAGCTCCGGGGGCGTCTGCTGGAAAAAGAGGAGCGGGGTGTGTGAGGATGGCACCTTCCGCGCGCTTCGAGCTGGGGAGGCTGCCATGGGAGTCCAGGTCGTTACAGGAGCGATGTTGCAGTGCAGCTTCGGCGCGGCCCCCGCCTCATTGGTGGTGCTGCCCACCAACAAGGTGATGGCCACGACGCCGGCGGCCAACATCATGGACAACAAGCCGATGGCGAACATCCTGCCTTTCGGCATGTGCATGTCGATGGCCAACCCCACCGTGGCCGCGGCCACGGCGGCGGCCCTGGGGGTTCTGACGCCCATGCCGTGTGTGCCCGCGACGGCGGCCCCCTGGGTCCCTGGGTGCCCGAAGATCCTGATCGGCAACATGCCGGCCGTGGACAGCAACTGCAAGCTGATGTGCAACTGGGGAGGGGTGATCCAGGTCGTCTCCCCCGGACAGGTCACGGTGCAAGATGGGTGAGCCCGCCAAGGTTGCCGCTGTCCCCCTCGAACGGGGCCTCCTGAACACGGCGTTGGAGGCCGAGGCGCCCGACCTGGAGAGTTCGGATGAGCGGCTGGAGAAGGTCAACGGCCTCGTGTCCCGGAGCGATTATCTGGGGGCGGCCCGGGCCGCGGAGGCGCTGTTGCGCGAGGGCCTCTACGACGTGAGGCTGGTGGGCCCCTACGTGCTGGGCCTCTTCATCGAGGGCGGACTCCAGGCGCTGCCGGCGATGTTTCACTCGCTCTCCAGCACCCTGCTGCGCAACTGGCAGTTCTTCGGGCCGAGTGAGCGCAGGGACATGTACGCCGACGGCAGTCTGCGTTGGCTGCTCAAGGTGCTCAACAAACACATCGAGCACCACGAGCGGATCAAGGATGAGACGTGGCAGCGTTGGGTCGCCCCGTCCAACCGCGAACCCCTGGAGCAGGCGCTCGCGCTCAGCGAGGAGATCTTCTCCTCGTTTGGCCAGGCGATGCCTCGCAACGGCTGCGAGGCGCCCTTCCGCCGCCTGACCCAATGGATGGAGGGACACCTGATGTCCCTGCCCTCCGCGCAGCCTCCTGCCGCGCCCGAGCCGGAAGTTGAATCGGCCCGGGAATCCGAGAGGGCCGCCGTTCCCGAGAGGGAAGGGCCACCGCGCGCCGCGGCCCGCGAGGCGGGCCCCACGGTGCCGGTCTCACCTGCACTGGCGGAACTGATGCGCAAGCTGGCCGCGTTCGACACGCTCGTTCAGCGTCAGGACTTCCAGCGCGCCAGCGTGGTGGCGGCGGATGTGCTGGCGGTGATGGAACGCTTTGATCCGCGCGTGTATCTGCCTTCATTGTTCTCACGGTTTTTTTCTGGACTGAGCACGCATGCGGAACAGGTGGAGTCGCTGCTGCAAGGCACCGAGTCCCTGTCCTTCCGCGCGCTCGATCAGCTCTACCGGGTGGATCTGGAGACCTTCCTGGCGTCCGGAGACGGGTCGTCCGGGGCAGAGGAGTAGGAGGGTGGAAGGACCCCTGGAGCAGCGCATTCGTGAGCGCATTCGCAGCTTCGACATCCCCGCGCTGTTGGAGGTGCTGGGGACCTCTGGCTATGGGGACGCCGAGATCGAATATCGCAGCCACCGGACCACGTTGCACCAGGCCCACCTGGTTCACGACATCCAGTTCATCCCTCAGCCGCGCAAGCGCGTCGTCATCACGGTGAACGTCGGGCTGCTCAGCGCGCAATCCCCGTTGCCGTCGTTCCTCATGCGGGCGATGGATCAACTCGACCACGAGCGGCTCGAACGCTTCGTGGGGTTTTTCGACCACCGGTTGCTACAGGAATGTTTCGCCGGGCTCCATCCGGAGCGTGACGAGGCGCTGTTGCCCGGGTGGCCAGAAGCGGCGCGGGACCGGTTGCGCCTGCTCAGCCCTACCTGTCCGAGCACCCTGCATTGGCTCTTCAGCAAGGCCTTTCCCGAGGCGGAGCTCTCGGTGCGCCGCGAGGCCCGCAAGCAGCGGCTGCCCGCACGCGAGATGCGGCTGGGGGCCAGCGCATTGGGCGAAGGGGACTCCATGGGGGGCTTTGCCTCCGTTGCCACGGGGGGCATCGAGGTGAAGATCCACTGCAGCGAGCCCCTGGCCAGCAGCGGGATTCCCTGGGCCGTGGAAGCACGCCGCCGGTTCGATGCGGATGTCTTGCCGCTGCTCTCCGACAAGGTGTTGATGCTCAATGTCGTGCTCGTGCTGCGCGAGCAGGAAAGCGTCTTGCGCATCGAGCGTGACAGCCACCTGGGCTATGATCCGCTGAAGGGGGTCCCCCCTCAGGCCCAGCATGTTCTTCTTTTCTCGGGAGATACGTCGAACCCCTCGGGCCCGTAAGCCATGAGGCCCTCTTGACCCCATGATTCACTTGTCCTTAAATGTTCCTCCAGAACATCGCGGGCCAGCACAATCCAGCAGGGGTCGGACGGGCGGCGGGTTTTCCGGAAATGTGTTCCGCTTGGTGTAAGGAGAATCCGTGCCGATTCAGGACAGTCTGCCCAAATCTCGTATCACCCTCACCTATCGTACCAACCTCAGCGGGCAAGAAGAGGACGTCAAGCTTCCCTTCCGTGTCGTGGTACTGGGCGACTTCTCGAGTGGGAGTTCCACGGATCGCCAGACGGATCTGGAAGAGCGCAGGTTGCGCTCGGTCACGGGTTCCAACATCAACGAGCTGATGAAGGACATGGCCATGTCCCTCTCGTTCGAGGTGGATGACAAGCTCAGCGCCGATGGCAAGGGGCGGATGGCCGTCAATCTGCCCATCGACCGGATGAAGTCGTTTCACCCGGATGAGATCGTCCACCACGTGCCCAAGCTGAAGGCGCTGTTGCTGCTGCGCAAGCTGTTGCTGGAGATGCAGGCGGACATCGACAACCGCAAGGACCTGCGGCGCAAGCTCTACGAGCTGTTCTCCAACAAGGAAGAGCTGCAGAAGCTGCTGGAGAGTGATCAGCTCAAGAGCTACGCGAGCATGCGCCTGCCCGCCACCGCGAAACCGCAAGCGTCGCAGCCGGCTCCGCCGGCCCAGACTCCTAAGGCCGCGCTCGTCGCCGACACCGTTCCCGCTGTGGCTCCCGCCAAGGCCACCTGATTTCTCACGTTCTCTTCTTCGTGCCGAGGAGCCCTTAGCTCATGGCTGACAATAAGAATTATCTGAAAGAGTTGTTCCAGGTTCGTGGCCTCGAGGTGCCCCTCCAGGCCCAGCCGATGGTGGGGACGGGTCTGGTTCCCGCCGCCCACAGCGATCTGCAGATGTCTGGGGACGAGCGCTTCATGTCCTCCCTGGCCGCGTTGCTCTACAACGTCGAGCCCATCCAGGACGAGTCGGGGGAAGCCCGCTTCGACAAGGGCGAGGTGATGAAGGCCATCGCGCGCATCGATGGGCTCATCGAGGCGCAGATGAACGAGATCCTCCACGCCGAGGAGTTCCAGACGATGGAATCCTCCTGGCGGGGATTGGAGGACCTCGTCAACAACACCAACTTCCAGGCCGACATCACCATCGACATCTTGGATGTCGCCAAGGAAGAGTTGAGCGAGGACTTCGAGAAGAACTCGAGCAACATCTTCTCCAGCGCCCTGTTCGACAAGATGTACATCAAGGAGTACGACCAGTTCGGCGGCAAGCCCTATGGGGTGATGCTGGGACTGTACGAGTTCTCCGCCTCCCGCGCGGATCTCACCTGGCTGGAGCGCATGGGCAAGGTGGCCAATGCCGCGCACTGCCCCTTCATCTCCGCGGCCAGCCCCAAGTTCTTCGACTGTGACAGCGTCGAGCAGCTCGAGTCGCTCAAGAACCTGGACGGCGTGCTGAGCCACCCGCGCTACAGCAAGTGGATGGAGCTGCGCGAGAAGGAAGAGGCGGCCTACATCGGCCTGACGTTGCCGCGCTACGTGGTGCGGCTGCCGTGGGATCCGGACCGCAACCCCTGCGACGTGCTCAACTTCAAGGAGGACGCGGAGGGTGACTCGAAGAAGTACCTGTGGGGCAATGCGTCCTACCTGATGGGTCGCAACCTGGTGAAGGCCTTCGAGCAGTCGGGCTGGTGCCAGTCCATCCGTGGCCCCAAGGGCGGCGGGCTCGTCACCGGGCTGCCGGTGGACTCCTTCACCCTGCGTGGGCAGAAGATGATCCAGGCGCCGGTGGAGATCGCCATCCCGGACTATCGCGAGTACGAGTTTGCTCGCAACGGCTTCATCCCCCTGGTGCACCGCAAGGGCTCCAGTGAGGCGACCTTCTTCAGCACCCAGTCCATCAAGCGGGCCAAGAAGTTC encodes the following:
- a CDS encoding long-chain fatty acid--CoA ligase is translated as MAFDVKKILEQLETGASVEAAVPVWQQESWADPEGFVSALAVAHAGKGAPLKSRTGQHYDFFHDLVVRHGNTDRAALRVYDRRSGWQVLTYRQLHEQSARRATEWARQGVKAGAKVCLVYSVGNELLVSLAAALGLGACISFLPAQGKRFLARRLAALEPDHIATEPHQALLLEGFEKQLLQSRGQATPAFTSHTYKPSEPVGLLFSPLVEPPVVPAVLLAEDAWRGAMVDGLLTLGLGAGEHLAAPGYHPLQHLLAFLLATLLRGATYLHFELADLEVNPSLLTEHPIRALGVTPALRDVMLRARTPLKNVSHWFRNPEEPLDWQSWRAWVKQCGLSEVPSSNVLVDPAAGGAVLVSPRRVRDVHTETPPAPGRRWALLDVNMSGQQAPGDLGVFALLPNEERPPPYVVLTRSYGVYHYGGPRSARREGRVYLSDEVAETVRGLSFVRGAVVVTAPTGGVAGHYRYVLLVFTGSQAEQRDPWSQEIRRLLELQLGAEHLPDRMEFMPLYARQVEGQVDEAWCHAQFLTGALHRKQSDPLFQALTQLRGRLLEKEERGV
- a CDS encoding DUF4280 domain-containing protein codes for the protein MGVQVVTGAMLQCSFGAAPASLVVLPTNKVMATTPAANIMDNKPMANILPFGMCMSMANPTVAAATAAALGVLTPMPCVPATAAPWVPGCPKILIGNMPAVDSNCKLMCNWGGVIQVVSPGQVTVQDG
- a CDS encoding type VI secretion system protein IglI family protein, giving the protein MGEPAKVAAVPLERGLLNTALEAEAPDLESSDERLEKVNGLVSRSDYLGAARAAEALLREGLYDVRLVGPYVLGLFIEGGLQALPAMFHSLSSTLLRNWQFFGPSERRDMYADGSLRWLLKVLNKHIEHHERIKDETWQRWVAPSNREPLEQALALSEEIFSSFGQAMPRNGCEAPFRRLTQWMEGHLMSLPSAQPPAAPEPEVESARESERAAVPEREGPPRAAAREAGPTVPVSPALAELMRKLAAFDTLVQRQDFQRASVVAADVLAVMERFDPRVYLPSLFSRFFSGLSTHAEQVESLLQGTESLSFRALDQLYRVDLETFLASGDGSSGAEE
- the tssB gene encoding type VI secretion system contractile sheath small subunit, translating into MPIQDSLPKSRITLTYRTNLSGQEEDVKLPFRVVVLGDFSSGSSTDRQTDLEERRLRSVTGSNINELMKDMAMSLSFEVDDKLSADGKGRMAVNLPIDRMKSFHPDEIVHHVPKLKALLLLRKLLLEMQADIDNRKDLRRKLYELFSNKEELQKLLESDQLKSYASMRLPATAKPQASQPAPPAQTPKAALVADTVPAVAPAKAT
- the tssC gene encoding type VI secretion system contractile sheath large subunit produces the protein MADNKNYLKELFQVRGLEVPLQAQPMVGTGLVPAAHSDLQMSGDERFMSSLAALLYNVEPIQDESGEARFDKGEVMKAIARIDGLIEAQMNEILHAEEFQTMESSWRGLEDLVNNTNFQADITIDILDVAKEELSEDFEKNSSNIFSSALFDKMYIKEYDQFGGKPYGVMLGLYEFSASRADLTWLERMGKVANAAHCPFISAASPKFFDCDSVEQLESLKNLDGVLSHPRYSKWMELREKEEAAYIGLTLPRYVVRLPWDPDRNPCDVLNFKEDAEGDSKKYLWGNASYLMGRNLVKAFEQSGWCQSIRGPKGGGLVTGLPVDSFTLRGQKMIQAPVEIAIPDYREYEFARNGFIPLVHRKGSSEATFFSTQSIKRAKKFKDPKDSENAQLVTNLAYTFSITRLAHYVKSIARDNIGSTADAGYVQRQLDAWLAGYITTVVNPDDLTLRRFPFKATQVIVESRPGELGWYDCKVAVLPHIQFEGLNVELMLESRLG